The genomic stretch TCGCGGTCCTCTGCGAGGTCTGGCTGCGGTCGACCTCGCTCGGGCTCTCGGTCCGCGCCACCGGCCTGTCGGAGGAGGCGGCCCGGCGCACGGGCATCCGCGTCGAGTACATCAAGGTCGGCGCCTACGTCATCTGCGCGGTCGTGGCGATCGCGGCCGGCCTGTTCCTCGGCGTCCAGGTCGCCGTCGGGCAGAACAACATCGCCGTCAGCTACGCGCTGCCCGCGTTCACCGCCTGCTTCCTCGGCGGCGCCGCGCTCACCGGGGGCCGCGGCTCGTTCGTGGGCGCGTTCCTCGGCGCGCTGTTCCTGACGCTGCTCGTCAATGTCACGCCGCTCGTCGGCCTGGATGTGGCGTGGGCCCAGACGATCACCGGCGTCCTGACGATCCTCGCCGTCATCGCCTACAGCCTGACCGGCGACTCGCGCCGGATGAGCATCCGCTGGCGAGGGCGCGCGGCGATCGTGCCGACCGACGAGATCGCCCAACCACGGACCGGCGATCCGGGCACCACCGAGAGCGTCGCCAACACCGCGGAGAGACCATGAGCACCATCGATCAAGTCCCGCCGCCCGCCGTCCCCGCCGGCAACCCGCGCCGCGACCTCGCGTTCCGCTTCGCGCCGCGCTACCGGGTCGTCTGGATCGCGCTCGCCGCGCTCATCATCCTGATCGCGGCCACGGCGTCCGAGGTCTTCCGCACCGACTCGCTCACGCTCGTCACCGCGCTGGCCGGCGTGCTGGCGATCGCGTCGGCGGGCCAGCTGCTCGTGATCATGTCCGGCGGCATCGACCTCTCGGTCCCCGCGGTCGTCACGTTCGCCGCCGCGATCATCGTCCACCAGACCGAGGGCGCCAACGGCCGCCTCGCCGGGGCTGTCGTCGAGGTCATCGCGATCACCGCCGGCATCGGCCTGATCATCGGGGTGCTCGTGGCCGTCGTGCGGCTGAACGCGATGATCGTCACGCTGGCCATGAACGGCGTGATCACCGGCGTGATGCTCCTCTGGATCGGCACGACGTTCTCCACGACGGGGCAGGTGCCGCCGAACCTCTCCGACCTGACCGCCCGCGACGTCGGGTTCCTCAGCGTCGTCGGCATCATCGCCATCGCGATCATCCTGCTCCTCGCCGCCGTCCTGCGCTCCACGACCGTCGGGCGCAGCTACGTCGCGGCCGGGACGAACCGCGTGGCCGCCGAGATCATCGGCATCCGCGTCGTGTTCTACGAGGTCGGTGGCTACATGCTCGCCGCGATCTTCTACGGCATCGCGGGCATCTTCCTCGCGGGTCTGCTGACCACCCCGGACTTCACCGTCGGCGACGCCTACCAGCTGACGACGATCATCGCGGTCGCCCTCGGCGGCGCCGCTCTCGCCGGCGGCCCGGCAAGCCTGCTGTGCACGATGGCCGGTTGTGTGTTCGTGGCCCTCCTTCAGCAGTACCTGCAGGCCCAGAGCTACTCCGCCGGCGTCAGCCAGCTCGTCAACGGCCTCGTGCTGATCCTCGCGGTCGCCCTGGTCACGGCCGGCTCGGGCGGGCGGATCCGCCAGCTCACCTCGCGCCTGACCGCGCGCTTTGGCCACTCGTAGCAACCCGAGACCCACCCAGGAGGACGAGATGGACGTGGACGAGAGGATCGACGAGGGTCTGCGCCATGCGCGCCGGCTCGGTGAGGTCGGCGTGCAGGTGGCGGCCTATCTCGACGGCGAGCTCATCGTCGACGCCTGGACCGGGACGGCCGACCCGGCCGGCAGCGGTCGGTTGGTGGACGGCGACACGCTGTTCACCGCGTTCTCGGTGACGAAGGGCGTCACGTCGACCGGGCTGGCGGTGCTGGCCGAGCGCGGACTCGTCGACTACGACGCGCCGGTCACGGACTACTGGCCCGAGTACGGACAGAACGGCAAGGAGCGCACGACGGTCGGCGACGCCGCCTCCCATCGCGCGGGCATCCCGCGCATGCCCGACGGCGTCACGCCCGAGCAGACGTGCGACTGGGACTTCATGGTCCGCGCGCTGGAGACCGCGGTGCCGGTGTTCGAGCCCGGGACGACCAACGCCTACCACACGCTGAACTGGGGCTGGCTCGTGGGCGAGATCGTCCGCCGCGCCGACCCGCAGGGACGGCCGCTCGACGTCTTCGTCCGCGAGGAGGTGCTCGAGCCGCTCGGCATCCGCGACGTCTACCTCGGCGTGCCGGACTCCGAGCTGGGGCGCGTCGCGCCGGTGCTCATCCCCGCCCCGCCGGAGCCGGCGCCGATCGAGCTGTACGAGGCCTCCATGCCGATCGACGTGGTGCCGGGCACGATCTTCAACCGCACCGACGTGCGCCAGTCGGTCAACCCCGGCGCGGGCGGCATCATGAGCGCTCGGGCGATCGCCCGCCTGTTCGCGATGCTGGCCAACCGCGGCGAGCTCGACGGCATGCGGCTGCTGTCCGAGGACCTCGTGCTCTCGTTCGCCGACCCCCGGCCCGACGCCGAGTCGACCGACGAGACGCTCGGCGCGCCGGTGATGGTCGGCAGGCGCGGGTACTGGCTCGGCGGTCCCTCGCCGTACGCCTACCCGATCGTCGGCAAGGGCCCCCGCGTGCTCTGCAGCCCCGGGGCGGGCGGGTCGATCGCCTGGGCCGATCTCGACACGGGCCTGTCGGGGGCGATCCTCCACAACATGATGCACCCGGAGCAGATGTTCTCGCCCGAGCCTGACGTCAACCCGTTCATGCGCTTGGCGGACGCCATGCGCGACGTCGCCGCCGACCGCGGTGCCGTCGCTCGCAGCGCCTGACCGGCCGCGCACACACGACGAGACACCGAGGAAGGAAGAGCATCCGTGGGACACCTCGACGGGAAGGTCGCGTTCATCACCGGGGCGGCGGGCGGCATGGGCCGCGCGCACGCGCTCCGGATGGCCGAGGAGGGCGCCGCCGTCGTCGCGCTCGACATCGGCCGGCAGCTCGAGGACGTGCCCTACGAAATGCCGCAGGCCGACCGTCTCGCCGAGACCGTGGCGCTCGTCGAGGAGCGCGGCGGCCGCGGCCTGGCGGTCACCGCCGACATCCGCGACACCGACGCCCTGGCCCGAGCGGTCGACGAGGGCGTCGACGCCTTCGGCCGCCTCGACATCGTCGTCGCCAATGCCGGCATCTGGTCGCTCGGCGGCGACCTGTGGGAGATCCCCGAGGACCGCTTCCTCGAGATGATCGACATCAACCTGACGTCGCAGTGGCGCACGGCCAAGGTGGCGATCCCGCGGATGCTCGAGCTCGGCAACGGCGGGTCGATCATCTTCATCTCGTCGACGAACGGCGTGCGCGCGGTGCCCGGCAACGGCCACTACACGGCGGCCAAGCACGGCGTCCTCGGCCTGATGAAGACGTTCGCGCAGGAGCTCGGGGCGCGCGGCATCCGCGTCAACGCGGTGCTGCCCACCGGCGTCAACACCGGGATGCTCATCAACGACCAGATGTTCAAGCTGTTTCGCCCGGACCTCGAGAACCCCGGCTACGACGACGCCGTGGAGGGCCTGCGCGGCCTGAACCTCATCCCGGTTCCGACGGTCGAACCGGAGGACGTCAGCGACGCGGTCGTGTGGCTCGCCTCCGAGCAGAGCCGGATGCTGACCGGCGCCGCGATCCCGGTCGACGCGGGGAACCTGGCGCGGCCATGAGGATGCAGGCCAAGACGGTCCTCATCACGGGCGGCGGCGCCGGGATGGGGCAGGCGATGGCCCGCCGCTTCCACGGCGAGGGCGCCGCCGTGGCGTTCCTGGAGATCGACCCCGAGCGCCTGGCCGACACCGTGGGGCTGCTCGGCGGCGACCGGGTGCTCGGCATCGAGGGCGACGTGGCCGACCCCGCGGCGGCGGAGCGGGCGGTGGCCGAGACGGTCGCCGCGTTCGGCAGCGTCGACATCGTCTGCAACAACGCCGGGATCCTCGGCGAGGGGCTCCTGGCCGAGATGTCGCTCGACATCTGGCAGCGCGTCATCGACGTCGACCTCACCGGCGTGTTCCTCATGTGCCGGGCGGCGATCCCGCAGATGCTCGCCCAGGGCCGCGGCGTGTTCGTCAACACGGCGTCGTCGTCGGCGTTCGTCGGCGGGGGCGGCGACGCGGCCTACACCGCGGCCAAGCACGGCGTCGTCGGCCTGACGCGATCGATCGCGGTCGAGTACGCCAAGCAGGGCATCCGCGCCAACGCGCTGTGCCCGGGCCCGACCGCGACGCCGATGACCGCGCCCGTCCGCGGCCCCGAGGGCGGCCCGTATGACGACTTCATCGCGTCGATCCCGGCTGGACGCTGGGCGCAGCCCGATGAGATGGCGCGGTTGGCGCTGTACCTCGCCTCCGATGACGCCGATTTCGTCCACGGCGCGGCGTGGTGCATCGACGGCGGCTGGACGGCGTTCTGATGGCGGCCACGGCGACGCGCGTGCGCGCGGACCTCGAGCTCGAGGTCGCACGCGGGCGGTTGGCCGCGAGCGTGATCGCCCTGTCCGGCGAGGCCGTGCCGGCCGCGGCGCCGCTGGTCTTCGTCTGCGTGCCGGGCATGACCTACCGGCGCTCGTACTGGGACCTGCGCGTCGATGGCCACGACGGCTACAGCTTCGCCGAGCACGCGACGGCGCGCGGCCACGTCGTCGTCGCGCTCGACAACCTCGGGACCGGCGACAGCAGCCCGCCGGACGACGACGACGAGGTGGACCTCGAGAGCCTCGGGCGCGCCGTGGCCGAAGCGTCCGGGCACATCCTCGCGCGCGTGCGCGCGGGCACGCTCGCCCCGGGGGTGGCGGCGCTCGCCGAGGCGCGGCTCGTCGGCGTGGGGCACTCGCTGGGCGGCGGCGTCGCGGTCGCCGCGCATGCGGTGGGAGCGCCCTGGGACGCAGTCGCCGCGCTCGGCTACACGACGCAGGAGCTCGCCGGCATCTACGAGCCCGCGGCCGACGAGGACCGGCTCGGCTTCGACGAGCGGCGTGCCTGGGCGCGCGCGCACATCCCGCAGAAGCTCTGGGGCCGCACGTGGGACGAGCTGGACCCGTTCTTCACGATCGAGCGCGAGCCCTTCGCCGCGCTGTTCTACGGCCCCGAGGTACCGGGGGCCGTCATCGCCGCCGACACTGCCGCGGCGACCGTCTCGCCGCGCCAGGCCGCGCTGGACGTCATCACGCCGCAACTCGGCGCGCGCTTCGCGCGCGAGGTGCGCGCCCCGGTCCTGCTCGCCTACGGCGACACGGACCTGTCGCCGGACCCGCGGATGGAGGTGGCGGCGTACGCGTCGAGCAGCGACATCACGCTCGTACTGCTCGACGCGACGGCGCACTGCCACAACGTCGCGGGCTCGCGGGCGATCCTGTGGGAACGCCTCTGCCGCTGGGGCGAGGCCCTGCCGTGAGCCCGTTCCGGCCCGAGCGCTCACGTGGCTTCATCCGCCGGCCCGGCCCGGAGGAGCTCATGGAGCTCGGTCGCCGCGAGCACCTCGCGCTGACCCGCGACGAGGCCGAGCGCTACGCGCGCATCCTCGACGGGGTGCTCGGCCAGATGGACCGCCTCGACGAACTGCACCGCGAGCGCCCGCCGCTGCGCCACCGCGATCGCGATCCCGGGCGCCCGCCCACGCCGCGGGAGGATCCCGGCAACGCCTTCACGTGGATCGGCCGCGTCGCGGGCAGCGACGCAGGGCCGCTCGCCGGGCTGCGCGCGGCGGTCAAGGACAACATCGCCGTGGCCGGTATGCCGGTGAGCAACGGGTCGCGCCTGGCGGCCTACGTGCCCATCGCGGACGCTGTCGTCGTCGAGCGGCTGCTCGATGCCGGCGCGGACGTCGTCGGCAAGCTCAACATGGACGACTTCGCGTCCGGCGGGCTGGGCGAGACGAGCGCGTTCGGCGCACCGCGCAACCCGCTCGACCCCGCGCGGTCGGCCGGCGGCTCCTCCGGCGGCACGGGCGCGGCGGTCGCCGCCGGCGCGATCGACGTCGGGCTCGCCGTCGACCAGGGCGGCTCAGGCCGGGTGCCCGCCGCCTTCTGCGGGGTGGTCTCGCTGAAGGCGACGCAGGGGCTCGTCCCGTCGCACGGCATCACCCACATGGACCACACGATCGATTCGGTGGCGCCGACCGCGCGGACGGTCGCGCTGACCGCCGCGATCACCGACGCCATCGCGGGCCACGACGACCGCGACCCCCAGTGGGTGCGCGCCCGGCCGGAGCGGACCGCGTGCGTCGACGCGCTGTCGCTCGGCGTCGAGGGTCTGCGCATCGGGCTCGTGCCGGAGGCGGCGGCCGCCGGCGTCTGCGAGCCCGCGGTCCTGCGTGGCCTGGACGCCGCGGTGGCGGCGCTGGCGGGTGCGGGCGCCGAGATCGTGCCGGCCCCCGTGCCGATCTGGGCCGACAGCTGGCCGGTCGCGCTGACCCTGTGGATCTGCCTCGGCTGGGCCATGGTGCAGTCCGAGGGCCAGGGCTTCAGCCACCTCGGCGAGGTCGACGAGGACCGCGTGCGCGCGTTCGCGCTCAGCCGCCGACACGAGGCCGACGAGCTGCCGCCGTTCATCAAGGTCTGGCTGCTGGGCGGCCGCTACCTGCACGAGCGTTACCTGTCGATGTACCTCGCGCGCGCCCAGAACCTGCGGCGTGAGGTGCGCCGCCAGGTCGACGCCGCGCTCTGCGGATGCGATCTGCTGCTCACGCCCACCACGCCGATGGTGGCGCCCGCCCTGTTCGAGGGCCAGGCGGGCGACGAGCAGCTCCTGGACCGCGCCTTCACGGGGGCGAACACGGCGCCGCTGAACGTCAGCGGCCATCCCGCCCTGGCCCTGCCCAGCGGCACCGACGAGGAAGGGCTGCCGACGTCGGTCCAGCTCGTGGCCCCGCACTTCGAGGATGCGCGGGTCTTCCGTGCGGGCGCCGTGCTCGAGGCGGCGCTGCGGGCGGGCGCGTGAGCCGGGGCGCGGTCGGCGTCGTCGGCCTCGGCCAGATCGGCGGCGGGGTCGCCGCGGCACTGTGTCGCGCCGGGTGGGAGGTGGCCGGGTGCGACGTGCGCGCTCCGGCGGCGCCGCTGCCGGTGGGCCTGCGCCTCGTCGCCACGCCCGCCGACGTCGCCATGTGGGCGCCGACGGTGCTGGTCGCGGTGCTCGACGACGCCCAGGTCCGCGACGTCCTTGAGGGCGATGGCGGTCTTCTGGGCGCGGCACGGGCGCCCGCGACGATCATCGTGCTGAGCACGGTCGCGGTGCGGACGCTCGAGTCGGCCGCGAACGCGGCGGCGCCCGCCGGCGCCGCGATCGTCGACTGCGGGGTCAGCGGCGGTGCGGCCGCCGCGGCCGAGGGCCGGCTCGTGGCGATGGTAGGTGGATCCGCCGACGCGGTCCGCGCGGCCCGCCCGGTGATCGAGTCGTTCGCGCAGCGGGTGATCCACGCCGGAGCGCTCGGCGCCGGCATGCGCCTGAAGCTCGCGCGCAACCTCGTCACCTACGGCTCGTGGCTCGTGGTCGACGAGGCGTCGCGGCTCGTCGCGGCGTCGGGAATCGCCACGGACGCGCTGGTTGAGGCGATCCGGGCGAGCGATCCGATGACCGGCGGCGCGACGGCGCTCGTCAGCGGCGACCCGGCGCGCCGCCCGGCGCCGCCGGCGCTCGCCGCGATCGCCCACAAGGACCTGCGTGCGGCGCTCGAGCTGGGCGCCGAGAGCGGGGTCCCGATGCCGGCCGGCGAGCTGGCCGACCGGTTCATCGACGACGTTGTCCGCCGCACGGCGGCGGACGCGCCCACCATGCGAGAGGAGCGCTGAGGCGACATGGACAGCGAACGACGCGAGCGGGGCCTGCGGGTCCTCGGCGAGGTCTACGCGGCGGATCTCGGCATCACCGGAGACAAGGATCCGTATCAGGAGATCACGGTCGACCACCTCTTCGCCGACGTGTGGACTCGTCCCGGCCTGTCGATCGCGGAGCGGCGGATGCTCGTGATCGGCGTCGTGGCCGCGCTGGGCCGCGCCGACCTCGCCGAGCTGCAGTTCTCGAGCGCGCTGGCGCGCAATGAGCTGACACCCGAGCAGGTCGACGAGATCGTCGTGCACCTCACGCATTACGTCGGCTGGCCGCAGGGCTCGGCGATCAACGACGCCGCGCAGCGGGCGATCGCCGGGCATCGCGGCGACGGCTGACCAGCGGGGCGCAGCCCGACCGGGGCGCCGGCGGCACCGTTCCCGGAGATGCAGCGAGATCAGTACACTCTTTGTTCCTCTCGTACCCCGAGCAAGGTCGCCATCCCCGTGAACTTCGACTGGTCCCCCGAGCAGGTTGCCTTCCGCGCCGAGCTGGGCGCGTTCGCCGACTCGGTCCTGCCCGAGCATCGCGCCGCCGATCCGCGCCACATCAGCTCGGCCGAGGGGGTGGAGCTGTCGAAGTGGTTCGTCCGCGAGCTCTCGGACCGCGGCTGGCTCGCGCCGCATTGGCCGCAGGAGTTCGGCGGGCTCGACGACACCTGGCGCCACATCATCCTCGGCGAGGAGATGTGGTCGCGCGGCGAGCCCCGGGGCCCGCAGTACATGAACGTCAACTGGATCGCGCCGCTCATCCTCCTGGCCGGGACCGACGAGCAGAAGGCCCAGCACCTGCCGCGCATCCGGGCCGGTGACGTCTTCTGGTGCCAGGGCTTCTCGGAGCCCGAGGCCGGGTCCGACCTCGCCTCGCTGCGCACGCGGGCGGTCCGCGACGGCGACGAGTACGTCATCGACGGCCAGAAGATCTGGACGTCCTACGCCCACGTCGCCGACTTCTGCTTCCTGCTCGCGCGGACCGGGCCGGCCGGTGGCCGCCACGACGGCATCTCGGTCTTCCTGCTGCCGATGGACCGGCCGGGCATCGAGGTGCGCGAGATCCCGGCGCTGGCCGGCGAGCACCAGTTCCACGAGGTCTTCCTGACGGACGTCCGCGTCCCGGCGTCGTGCCTGCTCGGCGAGGAGGGCAAGGGCTGGCGGCTCGTGCGCCAGCTGCTCACGTACGAGCGCGTCGGCTC from Capillimicrobium parvum encodes the following:
- a CDS encoding alpha/beta fold hydrolase, producing MAATATRVRADLELEVARGRLAASVIALSGEAVPAAAPLVFVCVPGMTYRRSYWDLRVDGHDGYSFAEHATARGHVVVALDNLGTGDSSPPDDDDEVDLESLGRAVAEASGHILARVRAGTLAPGVAALAEARLVGVGHSLGGGVAVAAHAVGAPWDAVAALGYTTQELAGIYEPAADEDRLGFDERRAWARAHIPQKLWGRTWDELDPFFTIEREPFAALFYGPEVPGAVIAADTAAATVSPRQAALDVITPQLGARFAREVRAPVLLAYGDTDLSPDPRMEVAAYASSSDITLVLLDATAHCHNVAGSRAILWERLCRWGEALP
- a CDS encoding acyl-CoA dehydrogenase family protein, with protein sequence MNFDWSPEQVAFRAELGAFADSVLPEHRAADPRHISSAEGVELSKWFVRELSDRGWLAPHWPQEFGGLDDTWRHIILGEEMWSRGEPRGPQYMNVNWIAPLILLAGTDEQKAQHLPRIRAGDVFWCQGFSEPEAGSDLASLRTRAVRDGDEYVIDGQKIWTSYAHVADFCFLLARTGPAGGRHDGISVFLLPMDRPGIEVREIPALAGEHQFHEVFLTDVRVPASCLLGEEGKGWRLVRQLLTYERVGSPRYAAAALALDELAVWARVNGVLDDPVVLRALGRARASCEVARLLTYRAMDDRAKRLPPGGPAYTARAAMVRAERDVATAAAATLGQSALEEDSIYERQLNSSMTAGVATGTYEVQLNLIARLCLGLPRR
- a CDS encoding mycofactocin-coupled SDR family oxidoreductase, giving the protein MGHLDGKVAFITGAAGGMGRAHALRMAEEGAAVVALDIGRQLEDVPYEMPQADRLAETVALVEERGGRGLAVTADIRDTDALARAVDEGVDAFGRLDIVVANAGIWSLGGDLWEIPEDRFLEMIDINLTSQWRTAKVAIPRMLELGNGGSIIFISSTNGVRAVPGNGHYTAAKHGVLGLMKTFAQELGARGIRVNAVLPTGVNTGMLINDQMFKLFRPDLENPGYDDAVEGLRGLNLIPVPTVEPEDVSDAVVWLASEQSRMLTGAAIPVDAGNLARP
- a CDS encoding NAD(P)-dependent oxidoreductase; its protein translation is MSRGAVGVVGLGQIGGGVAAALCRAGWEVAGCDVRAPAAPLPVGLRLVATPADVAMWAPTVLVAVLDDAQVRDVLEGDGGLLGAARAPATIIVLSTVAVRTLESAANAAAPAGAAIVDCGVSGGAAAAAEGRLVAMVGGSADAVRAARPVIESFAQRVIHAGALGAGMRLKLARNLVTYGSWLVVDEASRLVAASGIATDALVEAIRASDPMTGGATALVSGDPARRPAPPALAAIAHKDLRAALELGAESGVPMPAGELADRFIDDVVRRTAADAPTMREER
- a CDS encoding carboxymuconolactone decarboxylase family protein, coding for MDSERRERGLRVLGEVYAADLGITGDKDPYQEITVDHLFADVWTRPGLSIAERRMLVIGVVAALGRADLAELQFSSALARNELTPEQVDEIVVHLTHYVGWPQGSAINDAAQRAIAGHRGDG
- a CDS encoding amidase family protein, which translates into the protein MSPFRPERSRGFIRRPGPEELMELGRREHLALTRDEAERYARILDGVLGQMDRLDELHRERPPLRHRDRDPGRPPTPREDPGNAFTWIGRVAGSDAGPLAGLRAAVKDNIAVAGMPVSNGSRLAAYVPIADAVVVERLLDAGADVVGKLNMDDFASGGLGETSAFGAPRNPLDPARSAGGSSGGTGAAVAAGAIDVGLAVDQGGSGRVPAAFCGVVSLKATQGLVPSHGITHMDHTIDSVAPTARTVALTAAITDAIAGHDDRDPQWVRARPERTACVDALSLGVEGLRIGLVPEAAAAGVCEPAVLRGLDAAVAALAGAGAEIVPAPVPIWADSWPVALTLWICLGWAMVQSEGQGFSHLGEVDEDRVRAFALSRRHEADELPPFIKVWLLGGRYLHERYLSMYLARAQNLRREVRRQVDAALCGCDLLLTPTTPMVAPALFEGQAGDEQLLDRAFTGANTAPLNVSGHPALALPSGTDEEGLPTSVQLVAPHFEDARVFRAGAVLEAALRAGA
- a CDS encoding ABC transporter permease, which produces MSTIDQVPPPAVPAGNPRRDLAFRFAPRYRVVWIALAALIILIAATASEVFRTDSLTLVTALAGVLAIASAGQLLVIMSGGIDLSVPAVVTFAAAIIVHQTEGANGRLAGAVVEVIAITAGIGLIIGVLVAVVRLNAMIVTLAMNGVITGVMLLWIGTTFSTTGQVPPNLSDLTARDVGFLSVVGIIAIAIILLLAAVLRSTTVGRSYVAAGTNRVAAEIIGIRVVFYEVGGYMLAAIFYGIAGIFLAGLLTTPDFTVGDAYQLTTIIAVALGGAALAGGPASLLCTMAGCVFVALLQQYLQAQSYSAGVSQLVNGLVLILAVALVTAGSGGRIRQLTSRLTARFGHS
- a CDS encoding serine hydrolase domain-containing protein — its product is MDVDERIDEGLRHARRLGEVGVQVAAYLDGELIVDAWTGTADPAGSGRLVDGDTLFTAFSVTKGVTSTGLAVLAERGLVDYDAPVTDYWPEYGQNGKERTTVGDAASHRAGIPRMPDGVTPEQTCDWDFMVRALETAVPVFEPGTTNAYHTLNWGWLVGEIVRRADPQGRPLDVFVREEVLEPLGIRDVYLGVPDSELGRVAPVLIPAPPEPAPIELYEASMPIDVVPGTIFNRTDVRQSVNPGAGGIMSARAIARLFAMLANRGELDGMRLLSEDLVLSFADPRPDAESTDETLGAPVMVGRRGYWLGGPSPYAYPIVGKGPRVLCSPGAGGSIAWADLDTGLSGAILHNMMHPEQMFSPEPDVNPFMRLADAMRDVAADRGAVARSA
- a CDS encoding SDR family NAD(P)-dependent oxidoreductase, translating into MRMQAKTVLITGGGAGMGQAMARRFHGEGAAVAFLEIDPERLADTVGLLGGDRVLGIEGDVADPAAAERAVAETVAAFGSVDIVCNNAGILGEGLLAEMSLDIWQRVIDVDLTGVFLMCRAAIPQMLAQGRGVFVNTASSSAFVGGGGDAAYTAAKHGVVGLTRSIAVEYAKQGIRANALCPGPTATPMTAPVRGPEGGPYDDFIASIPAGRWAQPDEMARLALYLASDDADFVHGAAWCIDGGWTAF